One genomic segment of Candidatus Krumholzibacteriia bacterium includes these proteins:
- the mrdA gene encoding penicillin-binding protein 2, whose amino-acid sequence MAVHNSRTAERRTIQSAYVIVVAAFLLVLVRLFQIQVLEHRTYERLARENQFRVKRVIAPRGVLRDRTGKSLVDNVAEYQLFVPAESMEHGELLHSLVRDFGVDTTAARSRWQTQRRRRGHEPIKVLGNLSKAQVSRFEENRQQYPGAFLEARGRRRYLFGDFATHVLGYVGEVTQAQVDSSTGPRAYRLGDVAGKSGVEALSEDDLRGTDGKRWVQVNASGQELFELVERAEPPLPGNDVYMSIDFELQHAIESRFWPPDKAGAAVVLDVHTGEVLAAVSKPGYDLNRFAVGISTADYEVLRNDPLTPLFNRYAMAAYPPGSTFKIISAASLLDNHVVSVNQYRPGCPGWYQVGNRTFRCHKESGHGSLNLLGGFEQSCDVYFYQHARILGIDHLAATARQLGLGARTGFALPEDDGLIPDSAYYNRVFGPRGWTTTLAVNCIIGQGEVLVTPLQLARVAAAVANGGDLVVPQIIDRVVDARGRVLRTTTPRVAQHDVLSTQALRFLQRAMLQVVVGEHGTGHAALPESLLVCGKTGTAETPGKKEDHAWFVFYAPQDHPVIAGVVIVERAGHGGAVAAPIVRQIVSHWFGFEDDGNAYWRRLPELRKLGLVREATL is encoded by the coding sequence TTGGCCGTTCACAACTCCCGAACCGCTGAGCGGCGCACCATCCAGTCGGCCTACGTCATCGTCGTCGCCGCCTTCCTCCTGGTCCTGGTGCGGCTCTTCCAGATCCAGGTGCTCGAGCATCGCACCTACGAACGCCTGGCCCGGGAGAACCAGTTCCGGGTCAAGCGCGTCATCGCCCCGCGCGGCGTGCTGCGCGACCGCACCGGCAAGAGCCTGGTGGACAACGTGGCGGAGTACCAGCTCTTCGTCCCCGCCGAATCCATGGAACACGGGGAGCTGTTGCATTCCCTGGTGCGGGACTTCGGGGTGGACACCACGGCGGCGCGCAGCCGCTGGCAGACGCAGCGCCGCCGGCGCGGCCACGAACCGATCAAAGTCCTGGGTAACTTGAGCAAGGCGCAGGTGTCGCGCTTCGAGGAGAACCGGCAGCAGTATCCCGGGGCCTTCCTCGAGGCGCGCGGCCGCCGGCGGTACCTCTTCGGCGATTTCGCCACCCACGTGCTCGGCTATGTCGGCGAGGTCACGCAGGCGCAGGTGGACAGCTCCACCGGGCCGCGGGCCTATCGTTTGGGCGACGTGGCCGGCAAGTCTGGCGTCGAAGCCCTGAGCGAGGACGATCTGCGCGGCACCGACGGCAAGCGCTGGGTGCAGGTGAACGCTTCAGGCCAGGAGCTCTTCGAGCTGGTGGAACGGGCCGAGCCCCCGCTGCCGGGGAACGACGTCTACATGAGCATCGATTTCGAGCTGCAGCACGCCATCGAAAGCCGCTTCTGGCCGCCGGACAAGGCCGGCGCGGCGGTGGTGCTGGACGTACACACCGGCGAAGTCCTGGCGGCGGTGAGCAAGCCCGGGTACGACCTGAACCGCTTCGCCGTCGGCATCTCCACCGCAGACTACGAGGTGCTGCGCAACGATCCGCTGACGCCGCTCTTCAACCGCTACGCCATGGCGGCGTATCCGCCGGGCTCCACCTTCAAGATCATCTCCGCGGCGTCGTTGCTCGACAACCATGTCGTCAGCGTGAACCAGTACCGCCCCGGTTGCCCCGGCTGGTACCAGGTGGGCAACCGCACCTTCCGCTGCCACAAGGAATCGGGGCACGGCAGCTTGAACCTGCTGGGAGGCTTCGAGCAGTCCTGCGACGTCTACTTCTACCAGCATGCCCGGATCCTCGGCATCGACCATCTGGCGGCGACGGCACGCCAGCTCGGCCTCGGCGCCCGCACTGGCTTCGCCCTCCCCGAGGACGATGGCCTCATTCCCGACAGCGCCTATTACAACCGCGTCTTCGGCCCGCGGGGCTGGACGACGACGCTGGCGGTGAACTGCATCATCGGTCAGGGCGAGGTCCTGGTCACGCCGCTGCAGCTCGCCCGGGTGGCGGCCGCGGTGGCCAACGGCGGCGATCTCGTCGTGCCGCAGATCATCGATCGCGTCGTCGATGCGCGCGGCCGCGTGCTGCGCACCACCACACCCCGGGTGGCGCAGCACGACGTCCTGAGCACCCAGGCGCTGCGCTTCCTCCAGCGCGCCATGCTCCAGGTCGTGGTGGGGGAGCACGGCACCGGCCATGCAGCGCTGCCGGAGTCGCTCCTCGTCTGCGGCAAGACGGGCACGGCGGAAACACCGGGGAAGAAAGAGGATCACGCCTGGTTCGTCTTCTATGCGCCCCAGGACCACCCGGTCATCGCCGGTGTGGTCATCGTCGAGCGTGCGGGCCACGGCGGCGCGGTGGCCGCCCCCATCGTGCGGCAGATCGTTTCCCACTGGTTCGGCTTCGAGGACGATGGCAACGCCTACTGGCGGCGCCTGCCGGAGCTGCGCAAGCTGGGGTTGGTGCGGGAGGCGACGCTGTGA
- the rodA gene encoding rod shape-determining protein RodA codes for MGEGVLGHRRFAERVDRPALVAILALLGISLVTLYSVTHARVHGDWHQTLVVGPSIFYRQIAWIVLGLGALYLGFWTPYRLLEASAWLQYGGSFLLLVLVLFVHPGVEVERWIRLGPVQFQPSEFAKVALIFVLARYLAAREGNGNRLSSLIVPFFIVLPPVALILKQPDLGTALVFFAILIPMLFWRGLRPGHIILLGSPAVGFLMHLYLRTQEHLWWPWLVFVVVIFAFNLWQRTYLWENLSLFVVNLSIHLLEPWLWGHLRPYQQQRIESFFNPAMDMLGQGYHVAQSKIAVGAGGFLGQGFMAGTQKELAFLPARHTDFIFSVVGEEFGFIGGIIVVGLFAVIVLRGLAFAARARNAFVRQTAFGIAAYLMFHVMQNVGMTVGLIPVAGIPLPLVSYGGSSLLVTLFLLGVLLNLGARWREY; via the coding sequence ATGGGCGAAGGCGTCCTCGGGCACCGGCGCTTCGCGGAGCGCGTCGATCGTCCCGCCCTGGTGGCGATCCTGGCGCTCCTCGGCATCTCGCTGGTGACGCTGTACAGTGTCACCCACGCGCGGGTGCACGGCGACTGGCACCAGACTCTCGTGGTCGGGCCCAGCATCTTCTACCGGCAGATCGCGTGGATCGTCCTCGGTCTCGGCGCCCTCTACCTGGGCTTCTGGACGCCCTACCGGCTCCTGGAGGCCTCGGCCTGGCTGCAGTACGGCGGCTCTTTCCTGCTCCTCGTGCTGGTGTTGTTCGTCCATCCCGGCGTCGAGGTGGAGCGCTGGATCCGCCTCGGGCCGGTCCAGTTCCAGCCTTCGGAGTTCGCCAAGGTGGCGCTCATCTTCGTGCTCGCCCGCTACCTCGCGGCGCGGGAGGGGAACGGCAACCGTCTGAGCAGCCTCATCGTGCCCTTCTTCATCGTACTGCCGCCGGTAGCGCTCATCCTCAAGCAGCCCGATCTGGGCACGGCGCTGGTGTTCTTCGCCATCCTGATCCCCATGCTCTTCTGGCGCGGTCTGCGGCCGGGGCACATCATCCTCCTCGGTTCCCCGGCGGTGGGTTTCCTCATGCATCTCTACCTGCGCACGCAGGAGCACCTCTGGTGGCCCTGGCTGGTGTTCGTTGTCGTCATCTTCGCCTTCAACCTGTGGCAACGGACCTACCTCTGGGAGAACTTGAGCCTCTTCGTCGTCAACCTCTCGATCCACCTGCTCGAACCGTGGTTGTGGGGGCATCTGCGGCCCTACCAGCAGCAGCGCATCGAGTCGTTCTTCAATCCCGCCATGGACATGCTGGGGCAGGGCTACCACGTGGCGCAGTCGAAGATCGCCGTCGGCGCCGGCGGCTTCCTCGGCCAGGGTTTCATGGCAGGGACGCAGAAGGAGCTGGCGTTCCTGCCCGCCCGGCACACGGACTTCATCTTCTCCGTCGTCGGCGAGGAGTTCGGTTTCATCGGCGGCATCATCGTCGTCGGCCTCTTTGCCGTGATCGTGTTGCGCGGGCTCGCCTTCGCCGCTCGGGCGCGGAACGCTTTCGTCCGCCAGACCGCCTTCGGCATCGCTGCCTACCTCATGTTCCACGTCATGCAGAACGTGGGGATGACCGTCGGTCTCATTCCGGTGGCGGGGATCCCCCTGCCTCTCGTCAGCTACGGTGGCAGCTCCTTGCTCGTGACCCTGTTCCTCCTCGGCGTCCTCCTCAACCTGGGGGCCCGTTGGAGGGAATACTGA
- the mreD gene encoding rod shape-determining protein MreD, with amino-acid sequence MSAFASILFAYLALALQGTVVPYLGIGDVRPDLPLIAVTLIALSRGAATGTVAGFLIGLAQDLTNPGFLGLNALAKSLVGHGVGAMRGRFDAGTAPSCALVLGVAAVAHDVVYLTIHRRLVLSEIFLALATHTVPSALYTAGVGALLALLLGAMPGRRLHRFGRSQLPNR; translated from the coding sequence ATGAGCGCTTTCGCTTCCATCCTCTTTGCGTATCTGGCGCTGGCCCTGCAGGGCACCGTGGTGCCCTATCTCGGCATCGGCGACGTGCGCCCGGATCTGCCCCTCATCGCCGTGACGCTCATCGCCCTCTCCCGCGGCGCCGCCACCGGCACGGTGGCGGGGTTCCTCATCGGCCTGGCGCAAGACCTGACCAATCCAGGCTTCCTCGGCCTCAACGCCCTCGCCAAGAGTCTGGTCGGTCACGGCGTCGGCGCCATGCGCGGCCGCTTCGACGCCGGCACCGCGCCATCCTGCGCTCTGGTGCTCGGGGTCGCGGCGGTGGCGCACGACGTGGTCTACCTCACCATCCATCGCCGTCTGGTGCTCTCGGAGATCTTCCTCGCTCTCGCCACCCACACCGTGCCGTCGGCTCTCTACACCGCCGGCGTGGGCGCGCTGCTGGCGCTGCTCCTGGGCGCGATGCCGGGAAGGAGGTTGCACCGTTTTGGCCGTTCACAACTCCCGAACCGCTGA
- the lgt gene encoding prolipoprotein diacylglyceryl transferase, with protein MHPTLVKIGPLELHSYGFLLAVSFFCGIWLAARRAPRRGLSPEAVYDTSLVIVFAAILGARFMYVLFHLAEMRSFIDVIAVWRGGLTMYGGVLAAMVASWLYARRRDLSFLRLADVVAPSLGLGLMLTRVGCFLNGCCYGKPTTLPWGVVFPQATFGGRLFGETPLHPTQLYSSLEGLLTLGVLLLYDRRPRREGQVFALYLVLAGVGRFVLDFFRHYEANVYVAGPLTVNQILSIGSCLVGVLLFAAIRGHKVPQAGGVAAPAAEEAARAGGSR; from the coding sequence ATGCACCCGACCTTGGTGAAGATCGGACCGCTCGAACTGCACTCCTACGGCTTCCTGCTGGCGGTCTCCTTTTTCTGCGGCATCTGGCTGGCGGCGCGGCGGGCACCGCGGCGCGGGCTGAGCCCCGAAGCGGTGTACGACACCTCCCTCGTCATCGTCTTCGCCGCCATTCTCGGGGCGCGCTTCATGTACGTGCTCTTCCATCTGGCGGAGATGCGCTCCTTCATCGACGTCATCGCGGTGTGGCGCGGCGGCTTGACGATGTACGGCGGTGTTCTCGCCGCCATGGTCGCGTCGTGGTTGTACGCGCGCCGGCGCGATCTGTCGTTCCTGCGCTTGGCCGACGTCGTCGCTCCCAGTCTGGGCCTCGGTCTCATGCTGACCCGAGTGGGTTGCTTCCTGAACGGCTGCTGCTACGGCAAGCCGACCACTTTGCCCTGGGGCGTGGTCTTCCCGCAAGCGACCTTCGGCGGCCGGCTCTTCGGCGAGACGCCGTTGCATCCGACGCAGCTCTACTCCTCCCTCGAGGGCCTCCTCACCTTGGGCGTGTTGCTCCTCTACGATCGCCGCCCGCGGCGCGAAGGTCAGGTCTTCGCCCTCTACCTCGTCCTCGCCGGCGTCGGCCGCTTCGTCCTCGATTTCTTCCGCCATTACGAGGCGAATGTCTACGTGGCGGGGCCGCTCACGGTGAACCAGATCCTCAGCATCGGTTCCTGCCTCGTCGGGGTGCTGCTCTTCGCCGCCATCCGCGGTCACAAGGTGCCCCAGGCCGGCGGCGTCGCGGCCCCGGCAGCGGAGGAAGCCGCCCGCGCCGGCGGCAGTCGGTGA